CGATGAACTGGCCGAAAATGCCGACCAGATAACCCTGCAGCAGATCCTTGCCGGTATCGATACCTCTGAGGGTAGTGAGCCTGCGCTGTTCAAGGAAATCAAAGGCTTGGGTGTCGGCTCAATTCCTGAGGGCGGCTTCCCCGGCTACTTAATTGTGATTCGGGGTGGTGACGATGAGATCGAAGTGCGTATCCGCGATACCCGCGGTCAGCCTCTCTCGCGCAACAAGGCCTCCCAGCTACTGCTCTCTATTCAGCAGAACCTGATTTAATAATGGGTCTGCGCTTCGCCTCACTGGGAAGCGGCAGTAAAGGAAACGGTACATTGGTCGCCGGTGGCGACCAATGTCTGTTAGTGGACTGCGGCTTTACCATCAAGGAAACCGAGCGACGTATGTCTCGGCTCGGTATGTCTCCGGCTGACCTCGCTGCGATACTGGTAACCCACGAGCACAGCGACCATCTCTCCGGTGTCGCTCCGCTTGCGCGCAAGTATGGCTTGCCGATTTACCTGACTCCTGGGACTCTTCGCGCTCGTGATATCGGCAAGTTACCACAAGTGCACTTGATTGAAGGGCATCAGCCTTTCCTTATTGGGGATATTCAGGTGACACCTGTCGCCGTGCCGCACGATGCCAGAGAAGCTGCACAGTATGTATTCCGCAGCCGAGGGAGTAGTTTGGGCTTATTGACCGACCTGGGCACAGTAACGCCCCATGTGGAATCCCATTTTGCAGGTTGCGATGCACTGGTTCTGGAAGCCAACCACGATCCACAGATGCTGGCCCAGGGGCCCTACCCCCCCTCTCTGAAACGGCGTGTAGGTGGTGCCTATGGGCACCTGAGTAACCAGCAGGCTGCGGGATTTTTACAGCGTGTGGGTTATGAACAGCTGCAGCATCTGGTGGTCGCCCATATTAGCGAAAAAAACAATACTCTCGAACTTGCTCGTTCGGCTCTGGCAGAAATGGTGGAGAGTGTCGAGAACTGCATTTTTGCCTGTCAGCAGGAAGGGTTTGACTGGCTCACCGTTGAAGCCCGAGAGTAATCGGCACTCGGGTGTCACCTAAATTTCCTCTCAGAAAATAGTGATAACTCACAGGCCCAAGGGCGCTGCGGTCAGTGCTAGCGGTTGTTTAAAGGATAGAGACTGGATGGAAACCTTACTTATTTACTTGTTAGTGGGGGCTGCGGCAGGGACTATTGCCGGCCTCTTTGGGGTGGGCGGTGGTTTAATTATCGTGCCGGCCCTAGTGCTGGTTTTTACTGCCATGGGTATCTCCCCGGATATCCTTACTCATATGGCGGTGGGGACATCTCTCGCAACCATCATCATTACTTCTATCAGCTCAGTGCGCGCACATAATAAAAAAGGTGCGGTGGACTGGCGCTTGTTCGGAATGATGACTCCGGGGATTCTTATTGGCTCCTGGCTTGGCGGAATGACAGCAGATTGGTTGTCTGGGGCCTGGTTACAGCTGTTAATCGGTGTCTTTGCCATCGTTATTGCCATTCGCATGTGGCTGAGTGGCTTGCGGCACAGTGGGGCGGAAGAGGGCGCCGGTATTTTACCGGCAGCCCCCATATTAGCTGGCGCAGGTGCAGTGATTGGTTGGGTTTCGGCAATCTTTGGCATTGGTGGTGGTTCGCTCACAGTGCCATTTCTGTCCCGTTGCAAGGTGCGGATGCAGAGAGCCGTTGCTACATCCGCAGCTTGCGGTTTGCCCATCGCCATTGCGGGAGCTCTCAGCTTTGCGGTGCAGGGTTGGGGCAACACTCTACTGCCAGGCTGGAGCAGTGGATTTATCTACTGGCCTGCCTTTTTGGGGATTGTTGCGACCAGTACGATCTTCGCTCGCTTCGGCGCTAATCTGGCCCACCGCCTACCGGCAAAGTGGTTGAAACATGGATTTGCAGTGTTGCTCTGCGTTATCGGTGGACGTTTCATTTGGCTGAATAGCGGCTTACTGGCTCTGTGAAGTAAGGTTGCTCAGGTCATATTGATCTGAGCTTTTTGGCAAAGCGCAGTTAGGGGGTGAGTGCTTTGTACCTTCTCTGTTGCCCACAACCCATCCTAGTCCCACAGGGGTGGCTAAACTGAAGCAACATGGAAATGTTGCTTATTTATTTGTTACTCGGTGCTGTTGCAGGTACCGCGGCAGGCCTCTTGGGGATTGGTGGGGGGCTGATTATTGTTCCTGCTCTGGTACTGATCTTTTCCGCGACGGGTATTTCTCCCGAAGTGTTGACCCATATGGCTGTGGGTACCTCTCTAGCAACCATTGTTATTACTTCAATAAGCTCGGTATGGGCTCACAATGCTAAGGGCGCCGTCGACTGGCATCTATTTTGGGTTATGACCCCTGGGATACTTGTGGGATCTTGGTTGGGCGGCGTGACTGCGGACCTATTACCTGGAGCCTGGCTACAACTCCTGATCGGTGTCTTCGCCATAATTATGGCTGTGCGTATGGGCGTGAGTGGCTTACGCGCAGCCTCCCAGAAGGAGAGTGATGACCGCTTACCTGGTTCACTCCCGCTGATTTGTTCGGGGGGGGTAATTGGTTGGCTTGCGGCCATTTTTGGTATTGGCGGGGGGGCGTTGATTGTCCCCTATCTGTCGCACTTTGCTGTCAAAATGCAGCGGGCAGTGGGTACCTCAGCGGCTTTTGGTTTGCCTATTGCCATCTCTGGTTCGCTGAGCTTTGTTGTTCAGGGGTGGGGTAATAAGTTATTGCCGGACTGGAGCAGTGGTTACATCTATTGGCCGGCTTTTTTAGGGATTGTTCTTACCAGCGTGCTCTTTGCCAAGCTTGGAGCTAACCTGGCGCATAAGATATCTGCCAAGCGATTGAAACTTTGCTTTGCCTTATTGCTCTGCATTATCGGCATTCGATTTATTTGGCAGAACTTCAATTTATTAGTTGGGCTGAGCTAAAGCTACTGACTGCGTATTGATTGCCTGGCTCGGCGCCAATTAGGTTCGCCGTGCTTTATATTTATCCCTGCGAGGCGGGAGGCCAAAAATAAAAAGGCCGCTGTAAAACAGCGGCCTTTTAATGCTATGGTGGTTCTTCTTATCGGATACC
The DNA window shown above is from Microbulbifer variabilis and carries:
- a CDS encoding sulfite exporter TauE/SafE family protein, whose product is MLLIYLLLGAVAGTAAGLLGIGGGLIIVPALVLIFSATGISPEVLTHMAVGTSLATIVITSISSVWAHNAKGAVDWHLFWVMTPGILVGSWLGGVTADLLPGAWLQLLIGVFAIIMAVRMGVSGLRAASQKESDDRLPGSLPLICSGGVIGWLAAIFGIGGGALIVPYLSHFAVKMQRAVGTSAAFGLPIAISGSLSFVVQGWGNKLLPDWSSGYIYWPAFLGIVLTSVLFAKLGANLAHKISAKRLKLCFALLLCIIGIRFIWQNFNLLVGLS
- a CDS encoding sulfite exporter TauE/SafE family protein, producing the protein METLLIYLLVGAAAGTIAGLFGVGGGLIIVPALVLVFTAMGISPDILTHMAVGTSLATIIITSISSVRAHNKKGAVDWRLFGMMTPGILIGSWLGGMTADWLSGAWLQLLIGVFAIVIAIRMWLSGLRHSGAEEGAGILPAAPILAGAGAVIGWVSAIFGIGGGSLTVPFLSRCKVRMQRAVATSAACGLPIAIAGALSFAVQGWGNTLLPGWSSGFIYWPAFLGIVATSTIFARFGANLAHRLPAKWLKHGFAVLLCVIGGRFIWLNSGLLAL
- a CDS encoding MBL fold metallo-hydrolase, with the protein product MGLRFASLGSGSKGNGTLVAGGDQCLLVDCGFTIKETERRMSRLGMSPADLAAILVTHEHSDHLSGVAPLARKYGLPIYLTPGTLRARDIGKLPQVHLIEGHQPFLIGDIQVTPVAVPHDAREAAQYVFRSRGSSLGLLTDLGTVTPHVESHFAGCDALVLEANHDPQMLAQGPYPPSLKRRVGGAYGHLSNQQAAGFLQRVGYEQLQHLVVAHISEKNNTLELARSALAEMVESVENCIFACQQEGFDWLTVEARE